From one Musa acuminata AAA Group cultivar baxijiao chromosome BXJ2-6, Cavendish_Baxijiao_AAA, whole genome shotgun sequence genomic stretch:
- the LOC103971066 gene encoding KH domain-containing protein SPIN1 isoform X2, producing MSGLYTHSFSPARVVSPQIRSTSDVDSQYLAELLAEHQKLGPFMQVLPICSRLLNQEIMRVSGMVSKQGFGDYNQLHHRSPSPMATSTLISSSGVTGYGGWSALPQEFNFIGRLLGPRGNSLKRVEASTGCRVYVRGKGSIKDLGQEEILRGRPGYEHLNDPLHILVEAELPANVIEARLRHAQEVIEELLKPVDESQDYYKRQQLRELAVLNSGLRDDSPHPTGSVSPFNNGMKRAKTAR from the exons ATGTCTGGCTTATATACTCATAGCTTCTCCCCTGCCAGAGTTGTCTCCCCGCAGATAAGAAGCACATCAGATGTGGATAG TCAGTACTTGGCAGAGCTGTTAGCAGAACATCAGAAGCTTGGGCCTTTCATGCAGGTTCTTCCTATATGTAGTCGCTTGTTGAATCAAG AGATAATGCGAGTCTCAGGCATGGTCTCCAAACAAGGGTTTGGTGACTATAACCAGTTGCATCACAGAAGTCCCAGTCCCATGGCTACTTCTACCCTTATTTCTAGTTCTGGGGTGACTGGTTATGGTGGATGGAGTGCGCTCCCACAGGAG TTCAATTTCATCGGGCGCCTTCTTGGACCCAGGGGCAATTCGTTAAAAAGAGTTGAAGCATCAACTGGATGTCGTGTTTACGTTAGAGGAAAAGGTTCAATAAAAGATCTTGGCCAG GAGGAAATACTGAGGGGAAGACCAGGTTATGAACACTTGAATGATCCATTGCATATCCTTGTTGAGGCCGAGTTACCTGCAAATGTTATTGAGGCAAGATTGAGACATGCACAGGAAGTGATAGAAGAATTGCTGAAACCAGTG GATGAATCACAAGATTACTATAAGAGGCAACAGCTTCGAGAATTAGCTGTGTTGAACTCAGGTTTAAGAGATGACAGTCCTCATCCAACCGGCAGTGTTTCTCCGTTCAATAATGGAATGAAACGAGCCAAAACAGCACGATAG
- the LOC103971066 gene encoding KH domain-containing protein SPIN1 isoform X1 yields the protein MSGLYTHSFSPARVVSPQIRSTSDVDSQYLAELLAEHQKLGPFMQVLPICSRLLNQEIMRVSGMVSKQGFGDYNQLHHRSPSPMATSTLISSSGVTGYGGWSALPQERLGFPQEVAMNWQGTSMFPSSCIVKKILRLEIPVDAYPNFNFIGRLLGPRGNSLKRVEASTGCRVYVRGKGSIKDLGQEEILRGRPGYEHLNDPLHILVEAELPANVIEARLRHAQEVIEELLKPVDESQDYYKRQQLRELAVLNSGLRDDSPHPTGSVSPFNNGMKRAKTAR from the exons ATGTCTGGCTTATATACTCATAGCTTCTCCCCTGCCAGAGTTGTCTCCCCGCAGATAAGAAGCACATCAGATGTGGATAG TCAGTACTTGGCAGAGCTGTTAGCAGAACATCAGAAGCTTGGGCCTTTCATGCAGGTTCTTCCTATATGTAGTCGCTTGTTGAATCAAG AGATAATGCGAGTCTCAGGCATGGTCTCCAAACAAGGGTTTGGTGACTATAACCAGTTGCATCACAGAAGTCCCAGTCCCATGGCTACTTCTACCCTTATTTCTAGTTCTGGGGTGACTGGTTATGGTGGATGGAGTGCGCTCCCACAGGAG AGATTAGGTTTTCCCCAAGAAGTTGCAATGAATTGGCAAGGAACATCAATGTTTCCAAGTTCATGCATTGTAAAGAAAATACTGCGTTTAGAAATTCCAGTGGATGCCTACCCTAAT TTCAATTTCATCGGGCGCCTTCTTGGACCCAGGGGCAATTCGTTAAAAAGAGTTGAAGCATCAACTGGATGTCGTGTTTACGTTAGAGGAAAAGGTTCAATAAAAGATCTTGGCCAG GAGGAAATACTGAGGGGAAGACCAGGTTATGAACACTTGAATGATCCATTGCATATCCTTGTTGAGGCCGAGTTACCTGCAAATGTTATTGAGGCAAGATTGAGACATGCACAGGAAGTGATAGAAGAATTGCTGAAACCAGTG GATGAATCACAAGATTACTATAAGAGGCAACAGCTTCGAGAATTAGCTGTGTTGAACTCAGGTTTAAGAGATGACAGTCCTCATCCAACCGGCAGTGTTTCTCCGTTCAATAATGGAATGAAACGAGCCAAAACAGCACGATAG